Proteins from a genomic interval of Methanobrevibacter wolinii SH:
- a CDS encoding glycosyltransferase family 2 protein — MSNIFSFMLKSGFNAKKALKYSKAYNKIIELNLFDEEFYINHYSSYFSGNPLEHYLFYGYKKGFDPSLNFNTFKYLNEYPDIKDAGLNPLVHYVLYGINEGREAFPSQYLIKERILDTNKLYLNNYNFIKEPLVSIIILNRNGLSKLKILFNDFSKKANYSNIELIFIDNNSSDDSINYLKSLDLDFPVKIIENSKNLSFSKANNIGVENANGEFILLLNNDIEPSFAWLSEMVGTILKDDNIAAVGAKLLFPYYDDIDSSKKSFKIQHSGDIFSFNKYLKVYAYNNNSQFNPFDLNVNTTKKVVSVTAAAVLIRKSVYEELGGLDEDYIYGYEDVDFSLKLNRAGYDIVYCSSALLFHHESSTRTTNKNFKHNSNMLISKWYNYLNRNILLDKLNNKKFFSSEPLKFLFIVKELDDFILDLFNKFKSQGFLVELSTDPENIYVDNLTDVIISFDSDINIQNIDLRENTIKILCLDNISSIIDLDLYDLVFLNDLNTSKRYDSSKVYYLNSDYINIINSLKDFILKKYPLSKD, encoded by the coding sequence ATGAGTAATATTTTTAGTTTCATGTTAAAATCTGGATTTAATGCTAAAAAGGCTTTAAAATATAGTAAAGCATATAATAAGATTATTGAATTGAATCTTTTTGATGAAGAATTTTATATTAATCATTATTCATCTTATTTTTCTGGTAATCCTTTAGAACATTACTTATTTTATGGATATAAAAAAGGTTTTGATCCATCATTAAATTTTAATACTTTTAAATACTTAAATGAATATCCAGATATTAAAGATGCAGGTCTAAATCCGCTTGTTCATTATGTTTTATATGGTATTAATGAAGGTCGTGAAGCTTTTCCATCACAATACCTTATAAAAGAAAGAATTCTTGATACAAATAAACTCTATTTAAATAATTATAATTTTATTAAAGAACCTCTTGTTTCTATTATAATCTTAAATAGAAATGGTCTTAGTAAGTTAAAAATCCTTTTCAATGATTTTTCTAAAAAAGCAAATTACTCTAATATTGAACTTATTTTTATTGATAATAATTCAAGTGATGATTCTATTAATTATCTTAAATCATTAGATTTAGATTTTCCAGTTAAAATTATTGAAAACTCCAAAAATTTATCTTTTTCAAAAGCAAATAATATTGGGGTAGAAAATGCAAATGGTGAATTTATTCTACTTTTAAATAATGATATTGAACCAAGTTTTGCTTGGTTAAGTGAGATGGTAGGAACTATATTAAAAGATGATAATATAGCTGCAGTAGGTGCTAAACTTCTATTTCCTTATTATGATGATATTGATTCAAGTAAAAAATCATTTAAAATTCAACATTCTGGAGATATTTTTTCATTTAATAAATATCTAAAAGTATATGCTTATAACAATAATTCACAATTCAACCCATTTGATTTAAATGTAAATACTACTAAAAAAGTAGTATCTGTTACTGCTGCAGCAGTCTTAATTAGAAAATCTGTATATGAGGAACTTGGTGGTCTTGATGAAGATTATATCTATGGTTATGAAGATGTAGATTTTTCACTTAAATTAAATAGAGCAGGTTATGATATAGTTTATTGTTCAAGTGCATTACTATTTCATCATGAATCAAGTACTAGAACTACAAATAAAAACTTTAAACACAATTCAAACATGCTTATTAGTAAATGGTATAATTATCTAAATAGAAATATTCTTTTAGATAAATTAAATAATAAGAAGTTTTTTTCTTCTGAACCTTTAAAATTTTTATTTATAGTAAAAGAATTAGATGATTTTATTTTAGATTTATTTAATAAATTTAAAAGTCAAGGTTTTTTAGTGGAATTATCTACAGATCCTGAAAATATTTACGTAGATAATTTAACTGATGTTATAATTTCATTTGATAGTGATATAAATATCCAAAACATTGATTTAAGAGAAAATACTATAAAGATTTTATGTTTAGATAATATTTCTTCAATTATTGATTTAGACTTATATGACTTAGTATTTCTTAATGATTTAAATACTTCTAAGAGATATGATTCTTCTAAGGTATATTATTTAAATTCAGATTATATTAATATTATAAACAGTTTAAAAGATTTCATATTAAAAAAATATCCTTTATCTAAGGATTAA
- the rfbC gene encoding dTDP-4-dehydrorhamnose 3,5-epimerase — translation MGKFKFTKLDIDGVFTVEPTVFGDERGYFMETYNENDFKDEGYDLTFVQDNQSRSTKGVLRGLHFQYTQPQGKLVRVIKGEVFDVAVDLRKDSETYGKWVGVRLSEENKKQLFIPKGFAHGFLVLSDIAEFVYKCTDFYNPNDEGGIKWDDPDIGIDWPTEGIDKLIFSEKDQHWKALKDTPVNF, via the coding sequence ATGGGAAAATTCAAATTTACAAAATTAGATATTGATGGTGTATTTACTGTAGAACCTACAGTATTTGGTGATGAACGTGGATACTTTATGGAAACATATAATGAAAATGATTTTAAAGATGAAGGTTATGATTTAACCTTTGTACAAGATAATCAATCAAGATCTACAAAAGGTGTTTTAAGAGGTCTTCATTTCCAATATACTCAACCACAAGGTAAACTTGTACGTGTAATTAAAGGTGAAGTATTTGATGTTGCTGTAGACTTAAGAAAAGATTCAGAAACCTATGGTAAATGGGTAGGAGTAAGATTATCTGAAGAAAATAAAAAACAATTATTTATTCCAAAAGGATTTGCACATGGATTTTTAGTTTTATCTGATATTGCAGAATTCGTATATAAATGTACTGATTTTTATAATCCTAATGATGAAGGTGGAATTAAATGGGATGATCCAGATATTGGTATTGATTGGCCTACAGAGGGAATTGATAAATTAATATTCTCAGAAAAAGATCAACATTGGAAAGCTTTAAAAGATACACCTGTTAATTTTTAG
- a CDS encoding rhamnan synthesis F family protein: protein MKRLGIFLCFDKEGIIDDYITYLLDDISKNLDELFIVSNGELNSKSIDKLKKYIDSDILFRSNIGFDAGAWRDVMVKEYGFNKLLDFDEVILFNDSFFGPIYPFKEVFDKMDKEDVDFWGITNHGEAPNARNLCPYGYRPRYLQTYFLAFRKNIIKSKEFQDYWSNLPDYTDFNDLAFKHGAVLTKKFEDLGYKWMPYINTQDMEESREKAMSFHTYDMYNMVANRGLPVLKRKAFKLPRDIHLRYNMGMEISRTMEYLEKNTNYDTSLIYNYFLRTMEPSQLVDILNLIRIFPKNNLNANYKTNKKVIVLVHLYYDDLWEYAFNYLKNIPDYIDILITTDTKDKQEFFKENIASKLNNNTRVMEINPRGRDMASLFVASRDILKDYDYFCFMHDKKSAGKEYITVGATFRDILWENNLGSPDYINSIIKEFDNHKSLGLIVPPRVYHGTYFFTYMNNYWTMCYNIVLKLLKRMNINRPKITRTKAPLSIGNCFWAKYDALKPIFDLELDYIDFPEEPMPADGTISHALERIYGYVAASQKYYTEIVMTEDYGRTEIFNFNYMFGNTLRSIKSHDPGFIRYNRSFFGFIHSLPNYFRMTASLKNFSKWKFKQLIKKVLRKIKK, encoded by the coding sequence TTGAAACGTCTTGGAATCTTTCTTTGTTTTGACAAAGAGGGCATTATTGATGATTATATTACTTATTTATTAGATGACATTTCTAAAAATTTAGATGAATTATTCATTGTTTCAAATGGTGAATTAAACTCAAAAAGCATTGATAAATTAAAGAAATATATAGATTCTGATATTTTATTTAGATCTAATATTGGTTTTGATGCTGGTGCTTGGAGAGACGTAATGGTTAAAGAATATGGTTTTAATAAGCTTCTTGATTTTGATGAAGTAATATTATTTAATGATTCATTCTTTGGTCCAATATATCCATTTAAAGAAGTATTTGATAAAATGGATAAAGAAGATGTAGATTTTTGGGGTATAACTAATCATGGTGAAGCACCTAATGCTCGTAATTTATGTCCTTATGGTTATAGACCAAGATATTTACAGACTTATTTTTTAGCTTTTAGAAAGAATATTATTAAATCTAAAGAATTCCAAGACTATTGGTCAAATCTTCCAGATTACACAGATTTTAATGATTTAGCTTTTAAACATGGAGCAGTTTTAACTAAGAAATTTGAAGATTTAGGTTATAAATGGATGCCTTATATTAATACTCAAGATATGGAAGAATCAAGAGAAAAAGCTATGAGTTTCCATACTTATGATATGTATAATATGGTAGCAAATAGAGGTTTACCAGTTCTTAAAAGAAAAGCATTTAAATTACCAAGAGATATTCATCTTCGTTATAATATGGGGATGGAAATATCTCGTACAATGGAATATTTAGAAAAAAATACAAATTATGATACTTCTTTAATATATAATTATTTCCTTAGAACTATGGAACCTAGTCAATTAGTTGATATTCTTAATTTAATTAGGATATTTCCTAAAAATAATTTAAATGCTAATTATAAAACAAATAAAAAAGTTATTGTTCTTGTTCATTTATATTATGATGATTTATGGGAGTATGCATTTAATTATTTAAAAAATATTCCAGATTATATTGATATTCTTATAACAACTGATACTAAAGATAAACAAGAATTCTTTAAAGAGAATATTGCAAGTAAATTAAATAACAATACTCGTGTAATGGAAATTAATCCTCGTGGAAGAGATATGGCTTCTTTATTTGTAGCTAGTCGTGATATATTAAAAGATTATGATTACTTTTGTTTTATGCATGATAAAAAATCTGCAGGAAAAGAATATATTACTGTTGGAGCTACATTTAGAGATATATTATGGGAGAATAATTTAGGAAGTCCTGATTATATTAATTCTATTATTAAAGAGTTTGATAATCATAAAAGTTTAGGTTTAATCGTTCCTCCAAGAGTATATCATGGTACATATTTCTTTACATATATGAATAATTATTGGACAATGTGTTATAATATTGTTTTAAAACTTCTTAAGAGAATGAATATAAATAGGCCTAAAATTACTAGGACTAAAGCACCGTTATCTATTGGTAATTGTTTTTGGGCTAAATATGATGCTTTAAAACCTATATTTGATTTAGAATTAGATTATATAGATTTTCCAGAAGAACCAATGCCTGCTGATGGAACTATTAGTCATGCATTAGAAAGGATTTATGGTTATGTTGCAGCAAGCCAAAAATACTATACTGAAATTGTCATGACTGAAGATTATGGAAGAACTGAAATATTTAACTTTAATTATATGTTTGGTAATACATTAAGATCTATTAAATCTCATGATCCTGGATTTATTAGATATAATCGTTCTTTCTTTGGATTTATCCATTCTTTACCTAATTATTTTAGGATGACTGCTAGTCTTAAGAATTTTAGTAAATGGAAGTTTAAACAATTAATTAAAAAAGTCTTAAGAAAAATCAAAAAATAA
- a CDS encoding glycosyltransferase family 2 protein, which yields MSDYKLSVIIPTYNSGDFLVEAIDSIKNQSIGFNNIEVIIVDDKSTDDYTINLLNNYKKYSNIKVIFKDKNSGFPGEGRNIGIRNAESDYVIVMDHDDTYVENAFEVMYNKISSENADLIIATYMNVYNDKSLKPEYVFNKDIDEVEISSIDENPKFFKIGPSIWTKLYRKNFLFENNIKFIEGMLAEDLELFIHSLLCVKKAIYLNNFFAYNYRIRNSANDKSTIHIRNKKYLSAMIDGYFKTWDDLKEFNKEYYFPDVFTQHVVYWIKSFIASDISDNEKIELLEKISPILKKQLEYTPDFSERIYKDLANPILNDDYAKALNVSKKIKKSRKIKESIKSFLGKLH from the coding sequence ATGTCAGATTATAAACTCTCAGTTATTATACCTACTTATAATTCTGGAGATTTTCTAGTAGAAGCAATAGATTCAATTAAAAATCAGAGTATTGGATTTAATAATATTGAGGTAATTATTGTTGATGATAAATCTACAGATGACTATACCATAAATCTTTTAAATAATTATAAGAAGTATTCTAATATTAAAGTTATTTTTAAAGATAAAAACTCTGGTTTTCCTGGAGAAGGTAGGAATATTGGTATTAGAAATGCTGAAAGTGATTATGTTATAGTAATGGATCATGATGATACCTATGTTGAAAATGCATTTGAGGTAATGTATAATAAAATTTCAAGTGAAAATGCAGATTTAATTATTGCTACATATATGAATGTTTATAATGATAAATCTCTTAAACCAGAGTATGTATTTAATAAAGATATTGATGAAGTAGAAATATCTTCAATTGATGAGAATCCTAAATTTTTTAAGATAGGTCCTAGTATTTGGACTAAACTTTATAGAAAAAACTTTCTTTTTGAGAATAATATTAAATTCATTGAAGGAATGCTTGCAGAAGATTTAGAACTTTTCATACATTCCTTATTATGTGTTAAAAAAGCAATTTATTTAAATAATTTCTTTGCATATAATTATAGAATTAGGAATAGTGCAAATGATAAATCAACAATACATATACGTAATAAAAAATATCTTAGTGCAATGATTGATGGATACTTTAAAACATGGGATGATTTAAAAGAATTTAATAAGGAATATTATTTCCCTGATGTTTTTACTCAACATGTTGTATATTGGATTAAAAGTTTTATTGCAAGTGATATATCAGATAATGAAAAAATAGAACTTCTAGAGAAAATATCTCCAATTTTGAAAAAACAATTAGAGTATACTCCTGATTTTTCAGAAAGAATTTATAAAGATTTAGCTAATCCAATATTAAATGATGATTATGCAAAAGCTTTAAATGTTTCTAAGAAAATTAAAAAATCAAGAAAAATTAAAGAATCAATTAAATCTTTCTTAGGTAAATTACATTAA
- a CDS encoding glycosyltransferase family 2 protein: MVNEVSVIIPVYNASKYIEKTLKSLVSQSFKDFEIIIVDDGSEDDSIEIINKFLLNHDFTFIVDSQEDKGVSSARNRGLELANGNYIIFLDDDDILTNNHIENLYNSLKNNNSDLSFTYLSKINNEGKYLTNISDYDSIKDLDLIDSDEFIKLELDMKIPFSFVELMYKKDILDKNSIRFNENINYGEDTEFALKALVFSQNVAISHEFTYLYLQREGSITSNVYLERFDFVNVLDNFAKYYMDNSKTRNKEVIDLIYTKRIPKAIFGNLMFLFYCDFPYDMIMDKVQSMGLLDKLRDFKSTSSLDRKFNIKIRLFLISPKIYYTFWKMFKNSI; this comes from the coding sequence ATGGTTAATGAAGTTAGTGTAATAATTCCTGTATATAATGCTTCTAAGTATATTGAAAAAACATTAAAATCACTTGTATCTCAAAGTTTTAAAGATTTTGAAATAATAATTGTAGATGATGGATCTGAAGATGATTCTATAGAGATTATAAATAAATTCTTATTAAATCATGATTTTACATTTATTGTAGATTCTCAAGAAGATAAAGGTGTAAGTTCTGCAAGAAATAGAGGACTTGAATTAGCTAATGGGAATTATATAATATTTCTTGATGATGATGATATTTTAACTAATAATCATATAGAAAATTTATACAATAGTCTTAAAAATAATAACTCTGATTTATCATTTACTTATCTTAGTAAAATTAACAATGAAGGTAAATATTTAACTAATATTTCTGATTATGATTCAATAAAAGATTTAGATTTAATAGATTCTGATGAATTTATTAAACTAGAATTAGATATGAAAATACCATTTAGTTTTGTTGAATTAATGTATAAAAAAGATATATTAGATAAAAATTCTATACGATTTAATGAAAATATTAATTATGGTGAAGACACTGAATTTGCACTTAAAGCACTTGTGTTTTCTCAGAATGTAGCAATATCTCATGAATTCACATATTTATATCTTCAGAGGGAAGGTTCAATTACATCAAATGTATACCTTGAAAGATTTGATTTTGTTAATGTTTTAGATAATTTTGCTAAATATTATATGGATAATTCAAAAACTAGAAATAAGGAAGTAATAGATTTAATCTATACAAAACGTATTCCTAAAGCAATATTTGGAAATTTAATGTTTTTATTTTATTGTGATTTTCCATATGATATGATTATGGATAAAGTTCAATCTATGGGTTTATTAGATAAACTTAGAGATTTTAAATCTACAAGTAGTCTTGATAGAAAATTTAATATTAAAATTAGATTATTTTTGATTTCTCCAAAAATATATTATACATTTTGGAAGATGTTTAAAAATAGTATTTAA
- a CDS encoding ATP-binding cassette domain-containing protein — protein sequence MSKNRKKTRIYGINLEKIFKTATPYYAILVDEDGNTLSGKEVNFNILNKNYSSVTSSDGSVSLDINLNPRTYTIVTSFKGDSEYLPSETKNKVIVTLKPKPQPKPQEKSKPKSQPKPKKLTKEEILKKYPLRAYPVSDEVIITVKDLTMEFDLSKERVDNLKEYIIRALKRQIPPKTKFKALNHVSFKVRKGERLGVIGFNGAGKSTLLKILSGVMKPTEGEVKVKGNVAPLLELGAGFDHNYTGSENIFLNGAILGYTRDFLEEKYDEIAEFSELGEFLQVPIKNYSSGMKAKLGFSIATVVSPDILILDEVLSVGDVKFREKSTKKLESLMKKGVTVILVSHSIGAIRKICNTALWLDHGKVMDYGDVDEVCDKYIEAAKSASKAQLANIKLN from the coding sequence ATGTCAAAAAATAGAAAGAAAACACGTATTTATGGTATTAATTTAGAAAAAATCTTTAAAACAGCTACTCCTTATTATGCTATTTTAGTAGATGAAGATGGTAATACATTAAGTGGTAAAGAAGTTAATTTTAATATTTTAAATAAAAATTATTCTTCTGTTACCTCATCAGATGGATCTGTATCTCTTGATATTAATCTTAATCCAAGAACTTATACTATAGTAACTTCTTTTAAAGGTGATTCTGAATATTTACCTTCAGAAACTAAAAATAAAGTAATAGTTACTCTTAAACCTAAACCACAACCTAAACCACAAGAAAAATCTAAACCTAAATCACAACCTAAACCAAAAAAATTAACAAAAGAAGAAATACTTAAAAAATATCCTTTAAGAGCTTATCCAGTTTCAGATGAAGTAATTATAACAGTTAAAGATTTAACAATGGAATTTGATTTATCTAAAGAAAGAGTAGATAATCTTAAAGAGTATATCATTCGTGCACTTAAAAGACAAATTCCACCTAAAACTAAATTTAAAGCATTAAATCATGTATCATTTAAAGTTAGAAAAGGTGAAAGATTAGGAGTCATTGGTTTTAATGGTGCTGGAAAAAGTACTCTTCTTAAAATCTTATCTGGTGTAATGAAACCTACTGAAGGAGAGGTTAAGGTTAAAGGAAATGTTGCACCTCTTTTAGAATTAGGTGCAGGTTTTGATCATAATTATACTGGTTCAGAAAATATTTTTTTAAATGGAGCAATATTAGGTTATACAAGAGATTTTCTTGAAGAAAAGTATGATGAGATTGCAGAGTTTTCAGAACTTGGTGAGTTTTTACAAGTACCTATTAAAAATTATTCCTCTGGTATGAAAGCAAAACTTGGTTTTTCTATTGCAACTGTTGTATCTCCAGATATTTTAATTTTAGATGAAGTTTTATCTGTTGGAGATGTTAAATTTAGGGAAAAAAGTACTAAAAAATTAGAATCTCTTATGAAAAAAGGTGTAACTGTTATTTTAGTATCTCACTCAATTGGTGCTATTAGGAAAATATGTAACACAGCACTTTGGCTTGATCATGGTAAAGTAATGGATTATGGAGATGTGGATGAGGTTTGTGATAAATATATTGAAGCTGCTAAAAGTGCATCTAAAGCTCAACTAGCAAATATTAAATTAAATTAA
- a CDS encoding CDP-glycerol--glycerophosphate glycerophosphotransferase yields MALKHRIYGAIFNIFNIFPIKDNSVSFVVDKNKSFIGNFNYIYKELNLRNINLEYNCVVKNRFSFSDIYHLARSKYIFLNDNFLALAYMNISNKTKVIQVWHGPGAFKKFGYSSVDLKDEDLIKLIRNSSKRITYLTVTSENIKKYYSEAFQIDEDKIIPSGIPRLDFYSKKNISKNNISRIKKDFMRNHPEIKNKKIILYAPTFRENSEYNNVFKYFDVVKFLNELSDRYVLLVRLHPKMYEFDRENNINKDIFNLDNIIDCTKYENEQNLLLMSDILITDYSSIMIEYSILNRPIIFFAYDLDNYLSNERGFYFDYKDVPGTIVKNTSELIDVIKNSKFNMDKLEKFLKFQFDYIDDKSSKRIIDFVLDS; encoded by the coding sequence ATGGCTTTAAAACATCGGATATATGGGGCTATCTTTAATATCTTTAATATTTTTCCAATTAAAGATAATTCAGTTTCATTTGTAGTTGATAAGAATAAATCGTTTATTGGAAACTTTAATTATATTTATAAAGAACTTAATTTACGTAATATTAATCTTGAATATAATTGTGTAGTTAAAAATAGATTTTCATTTTCAGATATATATCATCTTGCAAGATCAAAGTATATATTTTTAAATGATAATTTTTTAGCTCTTGCATATATGAATATATCTAATAAAACTAAAGTTATACAAGTTTGGCATGGTCCTGGTGCATTTAAAAAATTTGGTTATTCATCTGTTGATTTAAAAGATGAAGATTTAATTAAATTAATTAGAAATTCATCTAAACGTATAACTTATCTTACTGTAACATCAGAAAATATTAAAAAATATTATAGTGAAGCTTTTCAAATTGATGAAGATAAAATTATTCCATCTGGAATTCCAAGACTTGATTTTTATTCTAAAAAAAATATATCAAAAAACAATATTAGTAGAATAAAAAAAGATTTTATGAGAAATCATCCTGAAATTAAGAATAAAAAGATAATATTATATGCTCCAACATTTAGAGAAAATTCAGAATATAATAATGTTTTTAAATATTTTGATGTAGTTAAATTCCTTAATGAATTATCTGATAGGTATGTTCTTCTTGTTCGTTTACATCCTAAAATGTATGAATTTGATAGAGAAAATAATATTAATAAAGATATTTTTAATCTTGATAATATTATTGATTGTACAAAATATGAAAATGAGCAAAATCTTTTATTAATGTCTGATATATTAATAACTGATTATTCATCAATAATGATTGAATATTCTATTTTAAATAGGCCAATTATATTTTTTGCATATGATTTAGATAATTATTTATCTAATGAAAGAGGATTTTACTTTGATTATAAAGATGTACCTGGAACAATAGTTAAAAATACTTCTGAACTTATTGATGTTATTAAAAATTCTAAATTTAATATGGATAAATTAGAGAAGTTTTTGAAATTCCAATTTGATTATATAGATGATAAATCTTCTAAAAGAATTATTGATTTTGTTTTAGACTCTTAA
- the rfbB gene encoding dTDP-glucose 4,6-dehydratase codes for MTKILVTGGAGFIGSNFLKYMVNKYPNYDFINLDALTYCGNLENLSDIEDYDNYTFVKGDIRDASLVDKLVSDVDYIVHFAAESHVDRSIEDPGIFIKSNILGTQTLLDAAKKYDIKKYLQVSTDEVYGSLGPEGYFTEETPLQANSPYSASKAGADLMVRAYHNTFNLPINITRCSNNYGPYQFPEKLIPLMISNALEDKELPIYGDGKNIRDWLHVYDHCTAIDLVLHKGKSGEVYNIGGHNEKSNIEIVKLILKELNKPESLIKFVSDRLGHDRRYAIDSSKIRKDLGWKPKYNFETGIVETINWYLDNQDWIKKVKSGEYQKYYERMYSNR; via the coding sequence ATGACTAAAATACTTGTTACTGGTGGAGCAGGATTTATTGGTAGTAATTTTTTAAAATATATGGTTAATAAATATCCAAATTATGATTTTATTAATTTAGATGCATTAACTTACTGTGGAAATCTTGAAAATTTAAGTGATATTGAAGATTATGATAATTACACTTTTGTAAAAGGTGATATTAGAGATGCTAGTTTAGTTGATAAATTAGTATCTGATGTAGATTATATAGTACACTTTGCAGCTGAAAGTCATGTAGATAGAAGTATAGAAGATCCTGGAATATTTATTAAATCAAATATCTTAGGAACTCAAACTTTACTTGATGCAGCTAAAAAGTATGATATTAAGAAATATCTTCAAGTTTCAACTGATGAAGTTTATGGTTCTCTTGGACCAGAAGGATACTTTACAGAAGAAACACCACTTCAAGCTAACAGTCCTTATTCAGCATCTAAAGCAGGCGCTGATTTAATGGTTAGAGCATATCATAATACATTTAATCTTCCTATTAATATAACACGTTGTTCAAATAACTATGGTCCATATCAATTTCCAGAAAAATTAATACCACTTATGATTTCTAATGCACTTGAAGATAAAGAACTTCCAATCTATGGGGATGGTAAAAATATTAGAGATTGGTTACATGTATATGACCATTGTACTGCTATTGACTTAGTATTACATAAAGGTAAATCTGGTGAGGTCTATAATATTGGTGGTCATAATGAAAAATCAAATATTGAAATTGTAAAATTAATTCTTAAAGAATTAAATAAACCAGAATCTCTTATTAAATTTGTAAGTGATAGATTAGGTCATGATAGACGTTATGCTATTGATTCTTCTAAAATAAGAAAAGATTTAGGATGGAAACCTAAATATAATTTTGAAACAGGTATTGTTGAAACAATTAATTGGTATTTAGACAATCAAGATTGGATTAAAAAAGTAAAAAGTGGAGAATATCAAAAATATTATGAAAGAATGTATTCAAATAGATAA
- a CDS encoding ABC transporter permease, protein MFGNISRFLANFNRYKFLLYELIKRDIQSKYKESVLGLLWSFFNPLLQCLALTIVFSTLFGRSIPNYPVYLLSGKLLFDLFANSTSGAMNSIRANRQIIKKVYVPKYMFTLGVVSSEFVNYLISLIVLVLVMIVTRAPFYLTIVYMVIPVIFMFIFAIGVGLILATLTTFFTDVKYLWGVMIMLLSYLTPLFYPISIIPKKFLIFFYLSPIYAAVSSCRDCILYNCFPNLYLLSYLILSAIVALVIGIVIFYKYQDKFILRL, encoded by the coding sequence ATGTTTGGAAATATCTCTAGATTCTTAGCTAATTTTAATAGATATAAGTTTTTATTATATGAACTTATTAAAAGAGATATTCAAAGTAAATATAAAGAATCTGTTTTAGGTTTACTTTGGAGTTTTTTTAATCCATTACTACAATGTTTAGCATTAACTATTGTATTTTCAACATTATTTGGTCGTTCAATTCCTAACTATCCTGTATATTTATTATCTGGTAAATTATTATTTGATTTATTTGCTAATTCTACATCAGGAGCAATGAATTCTATACGTGCTAATAGGCAGATTATTAAAAAAGTATATGTTCCTAAATATATGTTTACATTAGGTGTTGTTTCATCAGAATTTGTTAATTATTTAATATCACTTATTGTACTTGTACTTGTAATGATTGTAACAAGAGCACCATTTTATTTAACTATTGTTTATATGGTTATACCTGTAATATTCATGTTTATATTTGCAATTGGTGTAGGTTTAATACTTGCAACATTAACAACATTCTTTACAGATGTTAAATATCTATGGGGAGTAATGATTATGTTGTTATCTTATTTAACACCATTATTCTATCCTATTAGTATTATACCTAAGAAATTTTTAATATTCTTTTACTTAAGTCCAATATATGCTGCAGTATCATCATGTAGGGATTGTATATTATATAATTGTTTCCCTAACTTGTATTTATTATCTTATTTAATATTATCAGCTATTGTAGCATTGGTAATTGGTATTGTAATATTTTATAAGTATCAAGATAAATTCATTCTACGTTTATAA